In Lates calcarifer isolate ASB-BC8 linkage group LG15, TLL_Latcal_v3, whole genome shotgun sequence, one genomic interval encodes:
- the LOC108890843 gene encoding NF-kappa-B inhibitor delta — protein MHFDKSPKEKPCCTLPTVKKLLEEKRRRETSSVPPSCTTASTSPVPTNTVTVSAPELFTCTGASSSYSDMAVSYEQWPPAPDPTLSYYPSHPGPSYAYSHPMTSEYGTQQQVQGFGDTMSQTYECQMTVANPNIVSSWSILGPDQTPQLSFGSSMDASKLEEARMLLRGMDYSRATGQDEDGDTILHIYTAKGLRECAFAAAERLRDVGRLDAKEHKGKTALLVAVTANQAEIVQDLLSLGTDINACDVKGQTALHLAAHYGFPGVLQAILSSRPAVNLEARNFEGMTPLHCAAISHSVTMKAFSASGLADVSLQTKVGEKLSCVQLLLNAGASLRSQEIKSNKTVLHLAVKEGNIDLVRYLLRIPLPNMKDFVNMKAHGHTALHMAAGLHGNPHQEEILRLLLSAGADPSIRNLENDQPAHLLQSGLQGEQLKLMLKKRSASSRRRNMSLQDQE, from the exons ATGCACTTTGATAAAT CGCCAAAGGAGAAGCCGTGTTGCACTCTGCCCACAGTGAAGAAACTCttggaggagaagagaaggcGTGAGACGTCCTCTGTGCCACCTTCCTGCACTACGGCAAGCACCAGCCCTGTCCCTACAAATACTGTTACA GTGTCCGCACCAGAGCTATTTACCTGTACAG GTGCATCAAGCAGCTACTCAGACATGGCAGTGAGCTATGAGCAGTGGCCCCCGGCACCAGACCCAACACTCAGTTACTACCCCAGCCACCCAGGACCCAGCTATGCCTACAGCCACCCAATGACATCTGAATATGGCACACAGCAGCAAGTCCAAGGCTTTGGAGATACAATGTCTCAGACATAC GAGTGCCAGATGACAGTTGCAAACCCCAATATAGTTTCATCCTGGTCAATTCTGGGTCCTGATCAGACCCCACAGCTGAGTTTTGGCTCATCAATGGATGCCAGCAAACTGGAAGAGGCCAGGATGCTGCTCAGAGGGATGGATTACAGCAGAGCCACCGGGCAGGATGAAGACGGAGACAC CATCCTGCACATCTACACTGCCAAGGGACTGAGGGAGTGTGCCTTCGCTGCTGCGGAGAGGCTGAGGGATGTGGGGAGACTTGATGCCAAAGAGCACAAGGGAAag actGCTTTACTGGTGGCAGTGACGGCAAACCAGGCGGAGATTGTGCAAGACCTTCTATCGTTAGGGACGGACATCAATGCTTGTGATGTTAAAGGACAAACTGCCCTTCATCTGGCTGCCCACTATGGCTTCCCTGGGGTTCTGCAG GCAATTCTGTCTAGCAGGCCTGCTGTCAACCTGGAGGCCCGCAATTTTGAAG GTATGACACCCCTGCACTGTGCAGCCATTTCTCACAGTGTTACCATGAAGGCTTTTTCTGCCAGTGGGCTGGCAGATGTTAGCCTTCAAACCAAGGTGGGGGAGAAGCTCTCCTGTGTGCAGTTGCTGCTCAATGCAGGGGCATCCCTGCGCAGCCAG GAAATCAAAAGTAACAAGACCGTGTTGCACTTGGCTGTGAAGGAGGGGAACATTGATCTGGTGCGATATCTGCTGAGGATTCCCCTGCCGAACATGAAAGACTTTGTCAACATGAAA GCTCACGGTCACACAGCTTTACACATGGCAGCTGGTCTCCATGGTAACCCCCACCAGGAGGAGATCCTGCGGCTGCTGCTGAGCGCAGGAGCTGATCCCAGTATCCGCAACCTGGAGAACGACCAACCAGCTCACCTGCTGCAGAGCGGCCTCCAGGGAGAGCAG CTCAAACTGATGCTGAAAAAACGAAGTGCTTCCTCACGTCGACGTAACATGTCCTTGCAGGACCAGGAATGA